The DNA window TCAATGATGGGAATGTCCTTGTACTTTTCAATCTCGTGTGGCTCCAGCTTCATCACACAGATTACCGAAGTCTCCGCTCTGACATCAGTTCTCGCTCCCTCGACAAGAGCCGGGAGACCTGCTCCAGTTGCAACAATGACCTTATCGGCGCGATGAATCTCCCCGTTAGCGGCAACGGCACCCTTGCAGGTTCCATCCTCGTATAGGAGCTCCTTGATCTGGCCTGCATGGCCGGTGATGTACTTTGCGCCATTCTTCTCTGCAGCTTTGGCCATGCGGAGAAGGGCTTGGCCTGAGGGGACCTAGAGCAAGTCAGTGACGAGAATCGATAGATATGGAGCGCTGATGATACCCAACCAGCCTGAGGACTGTACAGATTAGTCCAGCCCGGAAACTCCCCAGTCAGAGCAGGCCACTTCTCTCTGATCCTCTCAACATCCAGATACTCCACTCCCTGCCTCCCCTTCCTCTCGGCCAAATCCTTAGCGTTCTCCAACCACTGATTCGTCTCCTCATGACCCCCCATGATCCATCCCGACTCGCGATACAGACCCTTGAAGAGAGAGTCTGGATCTTTCCACACGCCAAGGGTCTCGAGGCCGAGCTGGGCGTAGTACGGGTTGGGATAGTCTGCACGGATAACCTTGTTCAGGTCAGTGCCGGCTGAGTCGCGAGACGGGGCCTCGAAACGATCGACCACTGTGACGGTGGTGTAGCCGCGTTGGATGAGATGGTATGCGGTGGAGGTTCCAAAGACACCtccgccgatgatgagaacaGATGGTTTACTACTCATGGTGAGACAACTTGGAGAATAGATGATGTGAGATTCTagttgatgatgtctttTTAGTTGTCTTCTACGAGACACAGCTGAATATTTATAGCCTTGAGCTGCGAGGCTGCGATGATTTGCTTGACCTTTAGCGAGTTTCCATGATTCCCTATCAATCCCGTCTGATAGCCTaagtaagggaaaaaagtCTCTGGTCTTGTTTTCTCATTCCTCCGCACTCCCCCGCAAACAATAAAGTTTGCGGTATCTCCAAACGCCCCCTCCGAGAGATAACATTATGTAGGTACCTGTACTCTCAGCCTTAGCGTACAGCCAATTATTAGGTCATCGGACCATCGAGCGCTAGACGCCGAGGTCCAGAACGATCATCTCTTTGACGTACCTCGCGGGTAGGGTGTTGCTcgaaaaagaagaaccccACCGACATGGATCTCCGGCACAGGCTGCATTAGTGGCCGAAGTGACACTAACTTACACGCATTAGTTTAATTTGCAAGGAGTGGAGGGTTGCGATGATGGAAGTGTCTTTGGTAATGTTGTGTATGATTCGTAAGGAATACTTTATGAGTTTAGTGGTCTTGACCAGGGGGGGGGGGCAAGATGATGCGGTAAATGGTTGGCGATTGTCTcggttgttgagattgagtaGATGTCATCTCTTTTCTGGGGACAAGAGAGTGGAGGGGACAGTCTATGATTGGCTGATTGGCTGATTGTCATGATGTTTCCTATGTTGCGCGATATCAGATGAAAAGATATCACATTCGGTCAGATCTCGTGGCAAATTTGAGATGCAGGGTCTTTTCTTGCAGCCAACTTCTTTCGTCATTTGGGGAGGGTTTGCTCACAAGACCAAAGGAAAGAAATCAAGGTTCATAGACAACAAAGAGAAGTTGCTGAAGAAAACATCTGCTTATGCTCAAGTCGTTGGACAACTGCGACTGCGACTGCGACTGTGACCGTGACCGTGTAACTACAAACACGAGATGGGATTGCTTACAAACAGTCTGAGATGACCTAATGTAGGCACCGCTTGGCAAACCGATGTCTAACCGCCCAAGCTGTCAGAACCGGGACTAAACATCCGCTGTCACTTGTtgtctcttcagcctccccctcccctcccctcccaaaaagaaaagtgaCCTGTCCTATTCCCAACAGCCGCGTTCCAGACTCCCCCCTCAAAACAACGTGGCAACCGGGAGTCACCAGGTACAAGATGACGTAGCAAAAAGCATGTTTAACCGTGGATTATCGTAGCATGCGTCAGAAAATCTGATACgacttttttcttttgcAAGGGTAGGCTATCACGGGTCCCGCCCTTACATCTCACCGGAGTGGAAACACGGTCTGTACGACCCCAAGGCCCAGAGCAAGGTTGTTTTGTTATGTGCCGAAATCGTGTGGGTGTTTGTTGATCCCTAAGCAAGATTGACGTTTTGTATGCTGGATAGGGTCGTATCTTGGGAGAGAACCCTTGCTTGGGAGGATGGAATGACTCTTGAAACTTGGCGGAAAGTGTGCTGACGGTTTAAGACATGATTCGTGAAATCACATTTTATAGGTGATATCCCGTTTTCTATTCGGTGACAGATGATGGAAGTGATTGAGATAACTATTAATTGTGATGCCTAATGATAGTGGTTCGCGGAGGACAAAACAGGGAGACAACACCCCTGAAGTCAAGCACTGACATGCCCTACGGGCTACATGCTACCTACACCAAAAGCATCCTGAAACCGTAAACTAACGTTAGGATCTGCACGACATGCAATTAATTTGCTTCTCCCGAGAAGCATTCATCAGAAATCAACCTTCGACAACGATTCCATTTCTTCTCGTATCGCCCTCCCTGTCCTGTCACTGTTAtctctttactttttctGTACCTCTGTAGGTGTGGATGCACAGGGACCCAAGCCTGTCCATTCGGCGTATTTTCCCCTCTCTCATTGGATACCGAACCATTGTTTCGGGTGCATTAGCGCCAAtgtctctcttttttatccCGCCCTCTCCCTTTGTTCACCGCATATTTTAATTTGCTTTCCTTTGTGTAACCCCAAACGTGACTTGACTTTCCCGTAGCCCGGATACCTCTGCCGGTAAAACATATCTGTCAGATCATTTTTTTTCTCCTAGCCATTCTTTTTGTTTCGGACTTGGCCGATGCGGGAAGAGACAAGATGGGGGGAAGAGTTTCACTGCGCGTATTACTGACTGGATTTCCACTCTTCTCTCCTCGGTCAACTATCTTGGCGATATCTACAGATCCATTACAGACTAGGCCGATGGCTCTATCGCGGGGAAGAGGGGCCAATAGGTAGCTCCGAATACTCGGGATTGAACAATCGCTCACTGATGTCATTGTCAACATGCAATGCCAGATTAAACATGTCAGTTTTTCCTACCCTCTCTCTCACTGTCCGCTTTCTCTTGGCGATGTCTCAGACGAGTCAAAATGCCACTTTCAAGTCCCGGCTTATTTCCTTTTTCCACAGAGGCTAGAGAGGGTGCAGGTGGGCTAGACCTGGGCTGGCCTGTTTCTCATCCTTCACGGTTGACTTCACACCCCCCGGAACCACTGCCGATCCCGCCactgagagaagagaaaagagacaacaCCATCTCATTCATGGATCGCTAACATGGTCCCTCCCCCCAAAAGCGCTTCTAGAAGAACTAGCACTCCCTCTAAATAAGTAAACTTTAGTGGGCTCTGTTCTCTACTCTGATTCTAACTTTACGCTGAGCTCCGTAGAGAGCGCTAAATAAAACAAGAGTCTGTTGTGGtgttggccttgttgtcTCTTCCCTCgcatcatctcatcatttACTTGCTTCTTTTGTGCTGCGCCGTATTTTCCCCTTTTGTGTGGCTCCACCCGCTGAGACGCACCCACGCACCCAACGCAGGCAGCACAAAGGCTGGCTGGCTCTGCTCACACACTTTTTTTTGGGGGGGCGTTTCGCCCTTTCAGAATTTCACATTCCATTTCAGAGACAATTTTCAGCTCGGATCATATCATATTTCGCTCCCCTCCCCCCCGTCCATGTATATTTCCGTTTGTGCCCGTGTCTTATACTCGAGCCTCGCGTAAAACACTCTCACTTTGCACTTTCATCACACCTCGCCTGTCACTTTCACTGTCACtgtatttttatatcttacACGACCACTTCGTCTAGTTCTTTGATCGTTACTCAATCCAATGAATACTCCAAACAGAGCTGCCGTTGTACACCCTCAATACGACGCCCAGTCTACCCAGCAGTTACTCGCTCTCGTTCAACATCTCCAGGTTACATCGAGGACTATGGCCAAGCAAACACCCGCATCCGACCAGAAGCACAGTACCATCGTCACCGATATTGGCGATTATCTCATCCAGGCTGCGCAGGCATGGGCACAGATGACAGATGCTCTGGTGGAAAGCCGGCAGGTTCAGCAAGCAGTGGTTGATGCGCATGAACAAGCCATGGTCAACAATCATCTTTCCGATCTTTCTACTGTCGTCTCTATGGATGTCGATCTCACAAAGCTCTCGTATGTCAGCACGACTGAGGTCTATGACGTGACTGACAAATCAATAGCAAAATCCGCGATTTAACAGCGCAATTCTCACGAGATGTGCATCAAGTTTGGCAGAATGATGCGCCGTCTCCGGGGAAATCACCATGACATATCAATTTTCGAATAGAGGTTCTTGGGATGGGTTCACTGGGTTATTTCATAGGCGTTTCTGGGATGATATCCGCATTTTGGTTGAAAGATTACTGCGTTATTTCATTCATCACTTGCTCACTAAAATTGCATATTCTattttctctcctccacgAACATCCTCTTACTGTGTACCTCCTGACACGACCTCTACTACTGTGATGTCTGTAATAGTGAAGTGTCTTGGCTTCCATATCTGGATACAGTCGTTATCTCGACATGGACAATGCTCAACTAAAGGATGCATGAAAATTTGCTCTGTGGATCAAGTGGCTTGAATATATCCATAATATATGAAACTGCCAACGGATTCATGGACTTCATCCAACCAACAAATTCGTGGCATGCTTTCTGTCGGTGAGCCTCCTGACTCAAAGCTTGGAAGAGAGGCATATCATGACTCATGACCTTGTGAGATGAGGCGTAGCAGTGTGTAAGAATGTTTTCATTATTCGTCATCCGCCAGTTCTgtaacaaagaaacaaatatGATATCTCTGCTCAGCTCAACTCAGCTCAGCCTTATCACTCCATTTTGGCGTGTCACATTTATTTATGTTTGTATTACCCAACCTTTCGGCATTTGGATTGGAAGGGGGCCTGAAATACACTTTGAGGCCACCACCCATGGATACCCGCTGCAGGGTCTTGCAGCCTCTAATGCATTATGCACAAACCTGGTATTGGCACTGGCTCTGACACTTCAGCCTTTGCTTGCTGCCTTATGCCCTGATCGAGCAGTCTGATAACCCGGTCCTTGGTCAGATTAAACCCCGCATAAAAATCTGCAGCATGAACCATGGAAAATGTTTCTTGGGGCTTTGAAAATGAACGCGACGTTTTCAACCACTGCATTCGCCTATCAGCTAATTTGCCCGACCAACTTGGCCGCTGCTCATGACTTGGGTCATTGTGTGTCCTTCCTATAGTAGAAGGTCTAAAATACATTACTAATTTCAGATTAACTCAAGGTAGCATTACAAATTATCATTGGTAGAAGGCTGACTTTAGCTCATTCACCGAGCAGATATTTGCATAGCACGATGTTGAAAACAGTGATGAGACTCAATGCCACAAATGATATTGAGGGGAATTTTTGGTTTAGTTCATATATTCAAAAAATGATGGAAGGAGACCCAGAGCAAATAAGCAAATTCCCTGTCTTGCCAAGTAAGTTTAGTTCCATCATCACTCTGATCACCATCAAGTCCTCTACCAAGCCAACTCCGAACTCCGAACGAAACCAAAGCCGGATCCTTTCCAACTCCTGCCTTACTCCgagaccttgtccttgccctTATCCTCGTCCTTGTTCTCTGTAAGACCAACTGCGTCAGAGCTGGCCTCAGTGGTACCATCGTTTACCTTACTGGCCTCGACATCAGACTTTGGAAGACCAGCTTCCGCAAGGTCGACATTAACAAAGTTGGGTCgattggtcttggtctctgCAGTTCCGGCCCCAACAggttcagcttcaagctcaggcCCGTTAGTAACAGATTTGGTTGCATCGAGCTCATCTGTGATAGGTTCTGGGCCAGTAGACTTACTAGCACTAGTTTCATCTGCTGCAGGCTTTTTGGTACTGAGCCCAGTAGCTTCAGGCTCAGTTATGACAAATTTATCAAGAGCTGGCTCATCTGTGATTGGCTCAACGACAACAGGTTTGGGAGTACCAGGCTTATCAGTAAGAGGCTTTTCGGTGACGGGGTCCGTCGTAGTAGTCTCAGCTATGACAGATGGACCAGCAACAGGTTCGTCTGAAATAGTCTTGGTGGTAGTAGACTCCGCGGTACTAGACCTCATAGTATCGGGTTTAGCAGTACTAGGCCTAGTAGGAGCAGGCTCAGAAATGGCAGGCGATGATGGACGAGGCGTAGGAGGGCACGGCACAAGAGATCTGGATTTTTGTAGGTCAAAACCAAAGTCATCTCGTCCATGCACTTCGTCCAACACGTCAGGGTGCTCAAATTCATCAGGATGAATGAGGTTCATAGGACCACCTGGATATGCCGGGGGCACGGAACATTCAGAGTAGTCAGAAACGTCCTCACTACTGCTCCCTATTCGCTGGTCATGTCCGGTGCCGTAGGGTCGATTGGACCCTCGAGCATTCTCAGGCTTGCGACGactgcagcagcaacagcaggtCAAGaccttggcgatgaagaagagggggCGAAAATCAGGCATGTTTGCGGTTGTGATTGGGAGTATTGGAGTGGAATTGTGTGTTCAAGGGTGGGATTTGTATGATTGTGTTGATTGTTGTGTTTGGGTAAATGGGGTGAGTTTGAGGTGGTTGAGATAGTTGGTTGAGGGATGAGAAATCTACCTGGCCAGAAAGGAATACAAGAGATTTATATAGAGGGGGAAATTGTTGATCGTTGTCGTTTGAGACGGTCGTTCAGTGTTTGCTGATAGTTGTTTTCGGAACACTGATTAAGAGCCCCTTGGGGGACTGAACATGTAGCAAAGAGACGAACAATAACCAACAATAGTCTGTATTGATACGTTCAACGAATCATTGCAACTAATAGGACTTAAACGACTGATCTGCTTCAGGTGCACTTTTGGCTATTTTCGAACGCAAAATCAAACGAATCCAATCTGGCTGGTAGGTGTCGAATTCCCACGCATTCTGTTGAATCAATCGTCCTTCCTGGGAGACAGCTCAACGTACTCTTCTTATTTTCATGGTATTAAGATTTATTCCGATTTAGCGCTGTAACAGAATAATTGGCTGTAGGCTAGGCGATCTTTACCAAACAAATTCAACCACTAGAGAGTTTCCCTTATGGCACATGAAAAATACAAAGCCTGCCAATCTTGGCCTTCGCTTAGCACTAAACAACGAAAGTTGATAGAACATTGCAAACTATCTATACTCGTGAAGCCACTAGACTCATGTAGATTCCCCATAAAAGACCAATGAAGCTCAAAAACACGATTCGTCGTTGAACAGGAATGAAagtgaagctgatgatggatgcAATAGGCCAAATCTTGTAGCCAGCCACAATGATGGGAATAGTTTCCTACAAGATATTAGAGTATTCCGCTGATAGAGATTAGTCACTCACTGTCTTGATGTTGCTCCAGATTTGAGAGCCGCCTTGACCTTTGAGCAAACCCATGATGATCAAAAACGCAATCGTGTTCATGATAGCTCCCGCACTGATACAATCGACGAACCACTTGGTAAAAGTGTTGCGCATGCTAAACTGAGGCTCTCTATCCTTGTTGATCTGCGCCATGCGCTCCTCGTAGCCCTCTTTGAGCTCGGGTGCATCTTCGGTAGGCTGCATCTCAAGATCATTCAAACGCCCAAGCTGGGGTCCTCTAGCAGCAGGATAGGCGGGAAATGTTCGCTCCAGATACCCTTGCCAGTGATAGTTTGGGGGAGCGGTCATCAATGTGAGGGAGACAAAGCGCAGAAGCTGGACGATGTCTAGGGAGACCGGACGCTGCGGAAATTAGCCAGTGGACTTTATGATAGCACTCATTCAAAGTT is part of the Fusarium fujikuroi IMI 58289 draft genome, chromosome FFUJ_chr07 genome and encodes:
- a CDS encoding related to fructosyl amino acid oxidase; translation: MSSKPSVLIIGGGVFGTSTAYHLIQRGYTTVTVVDRFEAPSRDSAGTDLNKVIRADYPNPYYAQLGLETLGVWKDPDSLFKGLYRESGWIMGGHEETNQWLENAKDLAERKGRQGVEYLDVERIREKWPALTGEFPGWTNLYSPQAGWVPSGQALLRMAKAAEKNGAKYITGHAGQIKELLYEDGTCKGAVAANGEIHRADKVIVATGAGLPALVEGARTDVRAETSVICVMKLEPHEIEKYKDIPIIDDFEQGIIFPPDENGLIKLCSVRLVTNYFNHVHSGASVLHSVGDYPFDGCPKELELEIRKFVREMIPELADRPFVHTRQCWDGMASDLNFRICPYPDTKNLYIATAGSNHGFKFLPIIGKYVVDLLEDSLDSGLKNLWSWKFGKKPDDFQDPHPFPRRDLNELTGWKGRNAPAEGKLPWTWSRSRL
- a CDS encoding related to integral membrane protein, Mpv17/PMP22 family, translated to MPSPIVAATLQAAGLSTVSNILAQIIEARQQSRPVSLDIVQLLRFVSLTLMTAPPNYHWQGYLERTFPAYPAARGPQLGRLNDLEMQPTEDAPELKEGYEERMAQINKDREPQFSMRNTFTKWFVDCISAGAIMNTIAFLIIMGLLKGQGGSQIWSNIKTETIPIIVAGYKIWPIASIISFTFIPVQRRIVFLSFIGLLWGIYMSLVASRV